The following are encoded together in the Deltaproteobacteria bacterium genome:
- a CDS encoding TIGR04255 family protein, whose protein sequence is MAKQRHLKNAPITEALIDFKVKLPSDFRIQGFESLILDRYPKRIEQRKYQTKLHIKKDEQLTQDTEYDIGGYFFKSEDEKNIVQFRKDGFSFSRLNPYTKWNDIFEEVRNLWDIYTSKASPELITRIATRYINRFDLALPIDVDDYLTSPPKIPENINGNIGGFLSRVVVNNPGLKYTSIIIQALEMSAIPDNVTVIFDIDVFKQHDFELDDDSLWPIFEQFRDEKNRIFFESITEKTAGLFE, encoded by the coding sequence ATGGCTAAACAACGGCATTTAAAAAATGCACCAATTACAGAAGCACTAATCGACTTTAAAGTTAAACTACCCTCTGATTTTCGGATTCAAGGTTTTGAATCATTAATTCTCGATAGGTATCCCAAAAGAATTGAACAACGAAAATATCAAACAAAACTACACATCAAAAAGGATGAGCAGCTTACCCAAGACACAGAATATGATATTGGTGGCTATTTCTTTAAATCGGAAGACGAAAAAAATATTGTACAATTCAGAAAAGATGGATTTTCTTTCAGTCGGTTAAATCCATATACAAAATGGAATGATATTTTTGAGGAGGTCAGAAACCTTTGGGACATATACACAAGCAAGGCTTCCCCAGAATTAATTACAAGAATAGCTACACGTTATATTAACCGCTTTGATCTAGCATTACCAATCGACGTTGATGACTATTTAACGTCACCGCCTAAAATACCGGAGAATATTAATGGAAACATAGGTGGCTTTCTATCAAGAGTAGTTGTTAATAATCCAGGTTTAAAATATACATCTATCATTATCCAAGCATTAGAAATGAGTGCTATACCAGACAATGTTACAGTAATATTTGATATTGATGTTTTCAAGCAGCATGATTTTGAATTAGATGATGACTCCTTATGGCCAATATTTGAACAATTTCGAGATGAGAAAAATCGTATTTTTTTCGAAAGTATAACAGAAAAAACAGCGGGGTTATTCGAATGA
- a CDS encoding helix-turn-helix domain containing protein, which translates to MKPTITNAAQLLDMKRQSLQNHKLRGSLPVKQAYPFAFSVNVSPDWLLYGEGPKEAPQYTAKGNAIIDAIVKELNNPHRLLPMNDTARVMGINPDNPSQHLDLPEEFADAINLVNQIFQEGDQNKIAAIMAQLKAFKPEAE; encoded by the coding sequence TTGAAACCTACAATTACCAATGCTGCCCAGCTTTTAGATATGAAGCGGCAATCCCTTCAAAACCACAAATTAAGAGGCTCTCTTCCGGTAAAACAAGCTTATCCCTTTGCTTTTAGTGTAAATGTGTCACCTGACTGGCTTTTGTATGGTGAAGGACCAAAAGAAGCCCCTCAATATACGGCAAAGGGAAATGCCATCATTGACGCCATCGTAAAAGAGCTTAACAATCCCCACCGCCTTCTCCCCATGAACGATACAGCCAGAGTCATGGGGATCAATCCTGACAATCCTTCTCAACATCTTGACTTACCCGAGGAATTTGCTGACGCTATCAATCTTGTTAACCAGATTTTCCAGGAAGGGGACCAGAACAAAATAGCTGCCATTATGGCGCAGTTAAAAGCCTTTAAACCGGAAGCTGAGTAG
- a CDS encoding ATP-binding protein: MLQVSENEVKSRLLFDNPWWEEGAGIDSRRQEYPRRSYFLPFYKLVLDESVNRAIVLMGPRRVGKTVMVYHTVQKLLSEGVKGNQILYLSLETPIYTGLSLEKLVILFQSLFSHKREDKLYIFFDEIQYLKNWEVHLKSLVDSFSTYKFVATGSAAAALRLKSRESGAGRFTDFILPPLTFSEYLLFISKEEELISESVGDNDRPLYSANDINDLNQEFINYLNYGGYPEAVFSKTIQENSGQYIKSDIIDKVLLRDLPSLYGINDIQELNRLFTVVAYNSGNEINLEGLCQSAGIAKNTIKKYLAYLEAAFLIKRIHRVDQNSKRFKRETFFKVYLTNPSMRAALFGNIEDDSEAIGSLTETAIYSQWLHSEIIENLHYARWKEGEVDLVYLDLKSQIPLWLVEVKWSDRAITDRAEIKGTLDFAGKHADHLYQEGIMVTTKTKTDERYHEDKLIEFKPSSLYAYTVGKNLTDRLLDRFINSQS, encoded by the coding sequence GTGCTGCAAGTATCTGAAAATGAAGTAAAATCTCGTCTCTTATTTGATAATCCCTGGTGGGAAGAAGGGGCTGGTATCGATAGCAGGCGACAGGAATACCCCAGAAGATCTTATTTTTTACCCTTTTATAAATTGGTTCTCGATGAAAGTGTTAACAGGGCCATTGTTCTCATGGGTCCTCGCCGTGTTGGTAAAACGGTAATGGTTTATCATACTGTCCAAAAACTATTATCTGAGGGTGTTAAAGGAAACCAGATTCTCTATTTATCTTTAGAAACTCCTATTTATACAGGCCTTTCTTTAGAAAAACTGGTTATTCTGTTTCAGTCACTTTTTAGTCATAAAAGAGAAGATAAATTATATATTTTCTTTGATGAAATCCAATATCTCAAAAACTGGGAAGTTCACCTGAAGTCACTGGTAGACTCCTTTAGCACCTATAAATTTGTAGCGACAGGTTCCGCCGCCGCTGCCTTACGTCTTAAAAGCCGGGAATCGGGAGCCGGCAGATTTACAGACTTTATATTGCCTCCCCTGACGTTTTCGGAATATCTTCTTTTTATATCAAAAGAAGAAGAATTGATAAGTGAAAGTGTTGGTGATAATGATCGCCCTCTTTATTCAGCAAATGACATAAATGATCTAAACCAGGAATTTATTAATTACCTCAATTATGGAGGATATCCGGAAGCCGTCTTTTCCAAAACAATTCAGGAAAATAGCGGGCAATATATTAAAAGTGATATTATCGATAAAGTTCTGCTGCGAGACCTGCCGAGCTTATATGGGATTAATGATATTCAGGAACTGAACAGGTTATTCACCGTTGTGGCTTATAATTCAGGGAATGAAATCAACCTGGAAGGATTATGTCAATCAGCAGGAATCGCAAAAAATACTATCAAAAAATATCTGGCATATCTCGAAGCAGCCTTTCTGATTAAACGTATTCATAGAGTTGATCAGAATTCAAAGCGTTTTAAAAGGGAAACGTTCTTCAAGGTTTATCTTACAAATCCATCAATGCGAGCCGCCCTGTTCGGCAATATTGAAGATGATTCTGAAGCTATAGGTTCACTGACAGAAACGGCTATTTATAGTCAATGGCTTCACTCTGAAATCATTGAGAACTTGCATTATGCCAGGTGGAAAGAGGGTGAAGTAGATCTTGTTTATCTGGACCTGAAATCTCAAATACCGCTTTGGCTGGTAGAGGTTAAATGGTCAGACAGGGCCATAACAGACAGGGCAGAAATTAAAGGTACGCTTGACTTTGCCGGTAAGCATGCAGATCATCTTTATCAGGAGGGTATTATGGTTACAACAAAAACGAAAACTGATGAAAGATATCATGAAGACAAATTGATAGAATTCAAACCAAGCAGCTTGTATGCCTACACTGTAGGTAAAAACCTGACTGACCGATTATTGGATCGTTTTATAAATAGTCAATCATGA
- a CDS encoding sigma-54 dependent transcriptional regulator: MNNTAKILLVDDEAAFQRLCAKWLRDQGHDVTVAGDAEETEKLLKTRDFDIILLDLALPPSFEPHEGMRLLSLCPAVPVIILTGHGNRDLALNAIEEGAWDFISKPVDPDMLKVIVERALEKQRLEKELKNLRSQISAENLGIVGNSKSTQELRSLIRRIAPSEINVMVLGPSGTGKELVARAIHRLSTRKEKIFVPLHCGAIPGELLESELFGHLKGSFTGADRDKAGLLKSAHGGTLFLDEVGEMPQSMQVKLLRFLQEGTYTPVGGRVEEHADLRIITATNRNLEQMTAQGNFREDLYYRLKGMIIRTLPLKERMEDIPVLAKNFLFHLTEDKTKKLAPPALEWLLKQPWKGNVRELENLLECVTALSGPQEEIAVDDLHMAMYGSQITEEVSFNQTLDEKVKALEKRLILAALEETKRNHSKTAKLLGISRPGLLKKMSRLGLR, from the coding sequence ATGAATAATACTGCAAAAATACTTCTCGTCGATGACGAGGCCGCCTTTCAAAGGCTTTGCGCAAAATGGCTCAGAGACCAGGGGCATGATGTGACTGTGGCAGGGGATGCGGAGGAAACAGAGAAACTCCTCAAAACAAGGGATTTCGATATTATCCTTCTCGACCTTGCCCTTCCACCCTCTTTTGAACCTCATGAAGGAATGCGCCTGCTCTCCTTATGTCCGGCCGTCCCTGTCATTATTCTCACAGGCCATGGAAACCGTGACCTGGCCCTCAATGCTATCGAAGAGGGCGCCTGGGATTTTATAAGCAAGCCCGTCGATCCTGACATGCTGAAAGTCATTGTTGAAAGGGCGCTTGAAAAACAGCGGCTGGAAAAAGAACTTAAAAATCTCCGGTCCCAAATTTCGGCTGAAAACCTGGGTATTGTCGGCAACAGCAAATCGACACAGGAACTCCGTTCCCTCATCCGGCGTATTGCCCCTTCGGAGATTAACGTCATGGTCCTGGGACCGAGCGGCACAGGCAAGGAACTCGTTGCAAGGGCCATACACAGGCTGAGTACAAGAAAAGAAAAAATCTTCGTCCCCCTCCACTGCGGCGCCATCCCCGGCGAACTGCTGGAAAGCGAACTCTTCGGCCATCTAAAGGGAAGTTTTACCGGTGCCGACAGGGATAAGGCTGGACTTCTCAAATCAGCCCATGGCGGCACCCTCTTTCTCGATGAAGTGGGAGAAATGCCTCAAAGCATGCAGGTAAAGCTTTTAAGATTTTTACAGGAAGGGACCTATACTCCCGTAGGCGGAAGGGTCGAAGAACATGCCGATCTCAGAATAATTACAGCAACAAACCGAAATCTGGAACAAATGACTGCCCAGGGCAATTTCAGGGAAGACCTTTATTACAGGCTGAAAGGGATGATCATACGCACGCTGCCTCTTAAAGAAAGGATGGAAGATATTCCCGTGCTGGCTAAAAATTTCCTCTTTCATTTGACGGAGGACAAAACAAAAAAACTGGCTCCACCGGCCCTGGAATGGCTCTTAAAACAACCCTGGAAGGGGAATGTGCGGGAACTTGAGAATCTTCTTGAATGCGTGACTGCCCTGTCAGGCCCCCAGGAAGAGATTGCAGTCGATGACCTTCATATGGCTATGTACGGTTCACAAATAACGGAGGAAGTTTCCTTTAATCAGACACTCGATGAAAAGGTGAAGGCTTTGGAAAAGCGGCTTATTCTGGCTGCGCTGGAGGAAACAAAGCGCAACCATTCCAAAACAGCCAAACTACTCGGTATTTCAAGGCCGGGATTACTTAAAAAAATGAGTCGCTTAGGTCTCAGGTAG
- a CDS encoding ATP-binding protein, which translates to MEALPGLYIISLTAAVISSLAMALLLWRKSAEKEALLPLIFFCTAVALWLSGYLLINGGTPPFIETGRFFINLSPLVAAFFLHFVLLFSGKKKKIIVPLLYVIALIASATGILLHAGEIRPWLGFNFYYRANKATAILAVVTLLYSSLGHLILLKESVYADKKRQRQMLALFMSGLWGLLSASGFVFEAIGIDIFPYPVLLLPGYTVLLTYGILRYELMEVNIWARRTITWALILFIPLLISSIPLALFARFGLSGFSGTSFPLLWFLILAAIMLTALIQKPAAALAEKIVYPGSRLNPEIVEAWQRELEGARNWEELSGTAGKLLSQNMNQDLTVKVAPELKEYSAHPPGTILYKDENKWKYSLHGWEEAAPAILHRVNIFASLLVSAALRLESLLALTEKEKALLKERHLTDLGRLSASVAHELRNPLNIISMASASCSEEIKDEIKEQLDRSQKLINDLLSYSGQLKIEPKELHLNEEIEYVLSHYKNEKVTINVDVPEELTLYFDSHRLHQVLFNLMNNACTALKWTEGACINLEASPCKDGLELIFADNGPGMGKELAVDIFRPFVSGGAGGSGLGLAIVQRIMEAHGGKIELNRNKPGHCSFKLYFAECGLS; encoded by the coding sequence GGGCTACCTCCTTATAAACGGTGGAACACCTCCATTCATAGAAACAGGGAGGTTTTTTATCAACCTCTCTCCCCTTGTGGCCGCCTTCTTCCTTCACTTTGTTCTTCTTTTCAGCGGGAAAAAAAAGAAAATAATCGTACCCCTCCTTTACGTCATCGCTCTTATCGCCTCAGCGACGGGGATTCTGCTCCATGCCGGGGAAATCAGACCATGGCTAGGTTTTAATTTTTATTACCGTGCTAATAAGGCCACGGCAATTTTAGCAGTAGTAACACTGCTTTATAGCTCACTGGGCCACCTCATTCTGTTAAAAGAATCGGTTTATGCTGATAAAAAGAGACAACGGCAAATGCTTGCCCTTTTCATGTCCGGTCTCTGGGGACTCCTTTCAGCATCAGGTTTTGTCTTCGAAGCAATAGGTATAGATATTTTCCCTTACCCTGTCCTGCTTCTGCCCGGCTATACGGTTCTCCTCACTTACGGCATCCTGAGATATGAATTGATGGAGGTAAATATCTGGGCAAGACGGACCATCACATGGGCACTCATACTTTTTATCCCCCTTCTCATCTCAAGTATTCCCCTTGCCCTATTCGCACGCTTTGGCCTTAGCGGATTTTCAGGCACATCCTTCCCCTTACTTTGGTTTCTTATTCTTGCCGCTATTATGCTCACCGCTCTTATTCAAAAACCGGCGGCTGCCCTGGCGGAAAAAATCGTCTATCCCGGCAGCAGGTTAAACCCTGAAATTGTGGAAGCATGGCAAAGGGAACTGGAAGGCGCCCGCAATTGGGAAGAATTAAGCGGCACTGCCGGAAAACTTTTATCTCAAAATATGAACCAGGATTTAACAGTAAAAGTAGCACCTGAACTTAAGGAATATTCAGCACATCCCCCTGGCACGATCCTTTATAAAGATGAAAATAAATGGAAGTACAGTCTCCATGGATGGGAAGAAGCGGCGCCTGCTATATTGCACAGGGTAAATATCTTCGCCTCACTCCTTGTTTCCGCTGCCCTCCGGCTGGAAAGTTTACTGGCATTAACGGAAAAGGAAAAAGCTTTGCTTAAGGAGCGCCACCTCACCGACCTTGGCCGGCTCTCTGCCTCGGTAGCCCATGAACTGAGAAATCCCCTCAATATTATCAGCATGGCCTCGGCAAGCTGTTCTGAAGAAATAAAGGATGAGATAAAGGAACAGCTCGACCGCTCCCAAAAACTCATCAACGATCTCCTCTCCTATTCAGGGCAACTCAAAATTGAACCGAAAGAGCTGCACCTGAATGAAGAAATTGAATATGTTTTATCCCATTATAAAAATGAAAAGGTCACCATAAATGTCGATGTACCCGAAGAGCTCACCCTCTACTTCGATTCCCACCGCCTGCACCAGGTTCTCTTTAATCTTATGAACAATGCCTGCACTGCCCTTAAATGGACTGAAGGTGCATGTATAAATTTAGAAGCCTCACCCTGCAAGGATGGTCTGGAACTCATCTTTGCCGATAACGGCCCCGGTATGGGAAAGGAATTGGCCGTGGACATATTCAGGCCCTTTGTATCGGGCGGCGCAGGAGGAAGCGGACTGGGCCTTGCCATAGTTCAAAGAATCATGGAGGCCCATGGAGGAAAGATTGAACTTAACAGAAATAAGCCTGGCCACTGTTCTTTTAAACTCTACTTTGCCGAATGTGGCCTTTCTTGA